A part of Fusarium oxysporum Fo47 chromosome III, complete sequence genomic DNA contains:
- a CDS encoding nucleotide-diphospho-sugar transferase, whose protein sequence is MTDSQLRLLFGILNIFGLLLLSFIPWPSPPPIFIGLPAIILQLIAVFYKIEYVHMVWRWIRYEPVQPPSKDDKLPFISIVIPVYNESEFVKNSIKSIELSDYPKDRIELIVIDDGSTDDTWEHVNKAAGSVSICGITLRLLQHAVNMGKRKAIQSGFATALGSIIISLDSDSVVEKGALRNIVSPLMRDPSIGAVAGHLAVLNISSHSIFSFRSLLPRLLDIVFDHIGNLPRSALSAEGFVTILPGAFSAFRADAVQSHIDRLCASTFLGSPLKHGEDMELAYRILCDGWRTVYQSNAVVHTMAPETLEKALLMFSRWERTNYTFLCMGYPALTVQKTLRLWLAMRPRRVQSLEFVDKEKQEDEPFITKDGTGSIYPFINVACIWLKGPLMLLVTYTLLRCVILYPRHALWILLEISILTVWRSFMLIPDALREKDTEYVSDVGGLQIYHTSDLSTSFRIWDG, encoded by the exons ATGACAGACTCTCAACTTCGCCTTTTGTTTGGCATCTTGAACATATTTGGATTGCTTCTACTATCCTTTATACCATGGCCAAGTCCACCTCCGATATTTATTGGGCTGCCCGCAATAATACTTCAACTTATCGCTGTCTTCTATAAGATCGAGTACGTGCACATGGTCTGGCGATGGATCAGATATGAGCCTGTGCAACCTCCCTCAAAAGATGACAAGCTACCCTTCATCAGCATCGTTATACCAGTCTACAACGAGTCCGAGTTCGTTAAAAACTCAATCAAGTCTATCGAACTCTCAGACTATCCTAAAGACAGGATTGAGTTGATTGTTATCGATGATGGCTCTACTGATGATACATGGGAACATGTAAACAAGGCTGCAGGCTCAGTCTCCATTTGCGGTATAACACTTCGACTCTTACAACATGCCGTCAACATGGGCAAGAGGAAAGCCATTCAGTCGGGATTCGCTACTGCACTCGGAAGTATCATCATCTCCCTTGACTCAGATAGCGTCGTGGAGAAGGGTGCACTTCGCAACATCGTGAGCCCTCTGATGAGGGATCCTTCGATCGGTGCTGTAGCTGGACATCTGGCTGTCTTGAACATCTCGAGCCACAGCATTTTCTCATTCAGGAGCCTTTTGCCGCGTCTACTTGACATCGTCTTCGACCATATCGGTAACCTGCCTCGCTCCGCACTATCAGCTGAGGGGTTTGTCACGATTCTCCCGGGGGCCTTCTCGGCATTTCGTGCAGATGCAGTGCAGTCTCATATCGACAGGCTATGTGCAAGCACCTTCCTTGGCTCACCTCTGAAGCATGGCGAAGATATGGAGCTAGCATACCGCATTCTCTGCGACGGTTGGAGAACGGTTTATCAGAGTAACGCCGTTGTTCATACAATGGCTCCTGAAACTCTTGAAAAggcgttgttgatgttttctCGATGGGAACGTACAAACTATACCTTTCTCTGCATGGGATATCCGGCTTTAACAGTGCAGAAGACATTGAGACTATGGCTTGCAATGCGGCCGAGACGCGTTCAGTCCTTGGAATTCGTGGACAAGGAAAAACAGGAAGACGAACCATTTATTACAAAAGACGGCACAGGAAGCATATATCCATTTATCAACGTGGCATGCATCTGGCTGAAAGGGCCACTGATGCTCTTGGTCACCTACACGTTGCTGAGATGTGTGATTCTATACCCCAGACATGCGCTTTGGATATTATTGGAGATCTCGATCCTGACAGTTTGGAGGAGCTTCATGCTTATTCCAGATGCCCTTCGAGAAAAAGATACGGAATATGTTTCTGATGTTGGCGGGCTACAAATCTATCACACAAGTG ATCTTTCCACTTCCTTCAGAA TCTGGGATGGCTAG
- a CDS encoding aspartic peptidase domain-containing protein — MVHQYWLLALPILVLDAAQGVVAIPGSHAGKSYPSSPGVHVLPLIEDNSDDYHSWIAEVAAGTPSQKMKLNLDIAKSTTWFISDKTFAECDGCNDGYYQLNKSKTSSPILGHTAVSYGDPTTYPPSNQTFHLDFHKDIFNIAGVSIPKQVFGLFNPSKDEFSGIGGLALGPNMEHGYAPGKIYSSFLDSLVANKKIASRTYSVDLHEHGSKPASIILGGIDTGKFKGKLVKRPLVKDELGTFGPSIVLTGLRQTVPKGKNHASEVTSYEVHKNDSVFLLDSSNQYLRFRHSFVDPLYKTLGAVNDGNDAYFVPCEKRNMPGSWDFQFGDVTIKIPYNKIITTQSADKGKTCWVGVLTTWKGQLVLGQPFLEAAYLAFDLDNKQVALAPPANCGEKLVAFGSGPNAIPNLKGC, encoded by the exons ATGGTCCACCAGTACTGGCTGTTAGCACTACCCATCCTGGTGCTGGATGCTGCACAAGGCGTTGTTGCAATTCCCGGAAGTCACGCAGGGAAATCGTACCCATCGTCTCCTGGAGTGCATGTTCTGCCTCTGATTGAAGATAATTCGGATGACTATCATTCATGGATTGCTGAAGTTGCAGCTGGCACTCCCTCCCAGAAAATGAAGCTGAATTTGGACATAGCCAAATCGACAACAT GGTTTATTTCCGATAAGACCTTTGCGGAATGCGATGGCTGCAATGATGGATACTACCAACTCAACAAATCCAAGACTTCGTCCCCAATTCTGGGCCATACTGCAGTCTCCTATGGCGATCCAACGACATATCCGCCAAGTAACCAGACCTTTCATCTTGATTTTCATAAGGACATATTTAATATTGCCGGCGTTAGCATTCCTAAACAAGTCTTTGGTCTTTTCAACCCCTCCAAGGATGAGTTCTCCGGAATTGGTGGGCTTGCACTTGGCCCCAATATGGAACATGGATATGCGCCGGGGAAGATATACAGCTCGTTCTTGGATAGCCTCGTTGCCAACAAAAAGATTGCCAGCCGTACTTACAGTGTTGACCTACACGAGCACGGCTCCAAGCCAG CTTCAATTATTCTTGGTGGCATTGACACGGGTAAATTCAAGGGCAAACTTGTGAAAAGGCCGCTGGTGAAGGATGAGCTTGGCACATTTGG ACCTTCAATTGTTCTCACAGGCCTCCGCCAGACTGTCCCTAAAGGAAAGAACCACGCTAGTGAAGTGACAAGCTACGAAGTTCACAAGAACGACTCGGTTTTCCTCCTCGACAGCTCGAATCAGTACCTCCGATTCCGCCATTCCTTTGTCGATCCTCTTTACAAGACTCTCGGCGCGGTGAATGACGGAAATGACGCCTATTTCGTGCCTTGCGAGAAGCGTAACATGCCTGGTAGTTGGGACTTCCAATTCGGCGATGTCACGATCAAGATACCTTacaacaagatcatcacCACGCAGTCAGCTGATAAGGGCAAGACTTGTTGGGTCGGTGTTTTGACCACTTGGAAAGGACAGCTAGTCCTTGGAC AACCTTTCTTGGAAGCCGCCTATCTTGCCTTCGATCTCGACAACAAACAGGTTGCACTTGCTCCACCAGCCAACTGTGGTGAAAAGCTAGTTGCATTTGGTTCCGGACCTAATGCTATTCCGAATCTGAAAGGTTGTTAA
- a CDS encoding carbon-nitrogen hydrolase, which translates to MSIQPCWFDKVAGIKKTIRLISEASQNGASLIAFSEVWLPGYPNFLWSGTYGENMPLVQKYMQNSISAYGDEMLEIRQVAAAANIYVCFGFSERVGASLYLAQVLIGPDGNILLHRRKTKPTHVERTIFGDSTGDSLTTVVDTPLGKIGMLNCWEHLQPLLKYHTYCQGEQVHIAAWPFNAKWTESAVEPYSVFSEANEVTASRMYALEGAVYVLVTNQPLSAEGAKLNSEGQGNADKDGFMLAGGGGAAAVFGPDGRQLTEPTDPLFDGLIYCDIDLDKIDYAKTLTDCVGHYSRPDLLRLVVDDQPKNYVVRVSDGPTNTTYHTGTTGETLLSAHEKLDELLAKKAQKDEARS; encoded by the exons ATGTCAATCC AACCATGCTGGTTCGACAAAGTCGCCGGTATCAAAAAGACAATCCGACTCATCAGCGAAGCCAGCCAGAACGGAGCATCTCTCATAGCCTTCTCCGAAGTCTGGTTGCCCGGCTATCCCAATTTCCTATGGTCAGGAACATACGGGGAGAATATGCCCTTGGTGCAGAAGTACATGCAAAACAGCATTTCTGCCTATGGAGACGAGATGCTTGAGATCCGTCAAGTTGCCGCAGCTGCGAACATATACGTATGTTTTGGCTTCAGTGAGCGAGTCGGAGCTTCGTTGTATCTCGCTCAGGTCCTCATCGGTCCTGACGGAaacattcttcttcatcgtcgcAAAACAAAGCCTACGCATGTTGAGAGGACTATTTTTGGCGATTCCACTGGGGATTCTCTCACTACCGTGGTGGATACCCCCTTGGGAAAGATTGGCATGTTGAACTGTTGGG AACACCTCCAGCCTCTCCTCAAGTATCACACCTACTGCCAAGGTGAACAAGTTCATATCGCGGCCTGGCCGTTCAACGCAAAGTGGACTGAATCAGCTGTTGAGCCCTACTCAGTCTTTTCAGAGGCCAACGAGGTCACAGCCAGTCGCATGTATGCCCTGGAGGGTGCTGTATACGTCCTCGTAACCAACCAGCCACTATCCGCCGAAGGCGCCAAGCTAAACAGTGAGGGTCAAGGGAACGCAGACAAGGACGGTTTCATGCTCGCTGGAGGCGGTGGTGCCGCAGCTGTCTTTGGTCCGGATGGCCGACAGCTGACTGAGCCTACTGACCCCTTGTTTGATGGCCTGATTTACTGCGACATTGATCTGGACAAGATTGACTACGCAAAGACCTTGACTGACTGTGTGGGTCACTACTCACGACCTGACCTGCTACGgctggttgttgatgatcaaCCCAAGAACTATGTCGTTCGCGTATCTGATGGACCGACGAATACTACTTATCACACTGGTACAACTGGCGAGACGCTGCTTTCTGCTCACGAGAAGTTGGATGAGCTTCTCGCCAAGAAGGCTCAAAAGGACGAGGCAAGGTCGTGA
- a CDS encoding general substrate transporter gives MALIKFRGKPLGGYNILIIAFATFGSITYGYCSAIIGSTLGQPSFLHYFGLDTASNAAALIGAINGLFQGGGLIGTLTFGAVADKFGRCKAMFLASVLAIIGGGLQAGSVHLAMYLVSRFLTGLAIGGLVMLVPLWQSEVAPPHARGLLVGLHGVSILVGYSSSAWVGFGFYFVNADGAQWRPPLAIQCLPPLILACGVCFIPESPRWLIDNDQHERAEAVLQRIYGDSSDPDNHAARAEFAQIRAQVELERHLPSSWASLFTVPHYRKRALIGFTTLLAGQLTGTTVINNYGPSLYAALGHGASASLALSAGWLTEGLVCNAINAVLLDYVGRKWLMVTGLIGCAISLLGVSIMVALYGGTTNKGGNSAGVFFLYLHLTFYATCMDASTYVYGSEIWPTHLRGKGFAISCAGLFVGSLTLLEAAPTAFQTIGWRFYLIMMAFTLICAIIFAVFFPETKGMTLEEISALFDDEVAIEASSDTKALSINSDKDKVKV, from the exons ATGGCACTCATTAAGTTCCGCGGAAAACCGCTTGGTGGTTATAACATTCTA ATCATCGCTTTTGCAACTTTTGGAAGTATCACCTACGGATACTGTTCGGCCATCATAGGGTCAACCCTCGGTCAACCATCCTTTCTCCATTACTTCGGTCTCGATACAGCCAGCAATGCAGCTGCTCTCATTGGCGCGATCAATGGACTCTTCCAAGGCGGTGGCCTCATCGGGACCTTGACCTTTGGAGCCGTTGCTGACAAGTTCGGTCGATGCAAGGCTATGTTCCTTGCAAGTGTACTCGCTATCATTGGCGGCGGCCTTCAAGCTGGTTCTGTCCACTTGGCAATGTACCTCGTCTCAAGGTTTCTGACAGGTCTTGCTATCGGCGGGCTCGTCATGCTTGTGCCTCTTTGGCAGAGTGAAGTTGCACCTCCTCATGCTCGTGGCCTCCTTGTTGGTCTTCACGGTGTTTCGATCTTGGTTGGATACTCATCATCGGCTTGGGTCGGATTCGGCTTTTACTTCGTGAATGCAGACGGAGCTCAGTGGCGTCCTCCTTTGGCTATACAGTGCTTGCCTCCCCTCATCCTCGCATGTGGTGTCTGCTTCATTCCTGAGTCTCCCCGGTGGCTTATCGACAACGATCAGCACGAAAGAGCCGAGGCTGTTTTGCAACGCATCTACGGAGACTCAAGTGACCCCGACAACCATGCAGCTAGGGCTGAATTTGCTCAGATCCGCGCTCAGGTGGAACTTGAGCGGCACTTGCCGTCATCTTGGGCTTCCCTTTTCACCGTGCCTCATTATCGGAAAAGGGCCTTGATTGGTTTCACCACTCTTCTTGCCGGCCAACTTACAGGAACTACCGTCATCAACAACTACGGACCTTCCCTGTATGCAGCTCTCGGACATGGTGCTTCTGCTAGTCTCGCACTCTCCGCTGGATGGTTGACCGAAGGACTTGTCTGCAATGCCATAAATGCCGTTCTTCTTGACTACGTTGGAAGGAAATGGCTGATGGTGACCGGTCTCATCGGCTGCGCCATTTCCCTTCTTGGTGTAAGCATCATGGTTGCTCTTTATGGGGGCACGACAAATAAAGGTGGCAATTCGGCTggtgtcttcttcttgtatcTGCACCTCACCTTCTATGCCACCTGCATGGATGCCTCGACTTATGTGTACGGCTCTGAGATATGGCCTACCCATCTTCGAGGGAAGGGATTTGCGATATCCTGTGCCGGTCTTTTCGTTGGCTCTCTTACTCTTCTCGAGGCTGCACCGACTGCGTTCCAAACCATTGGTTGGAGGTTTTATCTAATCATGATGGCATTCACACTTATTTGTGCCATCATCTTCGCCGTGTTCTTCCCTGAGACTAAGGGAATGACCTTGGAGGAGATTTCAGCTCtcttcgatgatgaagttgctATCGAGGCATCGAGTGATACTAAGGCCTTGTCTATTAACAGcgacaaggacaaggtgAAGGTTTAG
- a CDS encoding glycoside hydrolase superfamily: protein MFRQIHLDKGWKFKQASSRNNGTASSFLPVAQFPTVAHIDLLHHELIPDPYIDINELKCLWVNDADWTYCTEEISPVDLKPSEKAELVFEGLDTVVDVYLNDSHILFSNNMHRSHRVDVTDMLRGREKPSVLELRFRAAPAYGRSERERIGYKTTKVGRGVNFGGSERLFVRKAQYHWGWDWGPAINTCGPWKPIYLDVYESRICDLRVTQDVAPDLSSVDIKVEAHLEGHNSINEVQVQLLDVETGAIVVDDKASKSTKGAPSFTIKLNKPKLWYPFLYGEQSLYLLQVSIPNHTDQPGTSFIFEVNNICLFSGGSCWIPADFMLPRVSKETYEKWITLAKAGNQSMIRVWGGGIVESDDFYDICDREGIMVWQDFLYACGNYPGSPDFVASVKIEAEQQVQRVGHHPSLVLWCGNNEDYMCADGDRCWEVDYSDTTGPWDKTTFPAREIYERTLPSVIKASGTDVPYWISSPYGGSFSNDTTVGDTHCWDVWHGKLSPYQDYKAYTSRFISEFGFESAPSLQTLHRAITSPKERHGQSRTFDVHDKGPGHQRRYPMYMGENYRFRMNPLRDFVYCTQFLQAEAMAYAYNCWRREFRGPGEENCAGVLVWQLNDIWPGISWALVDIDMNPKPAYYITKRALDKMVVGMERVVTEKPPYITTGYLDKKHKVDIWAVNGHLHEMRVTLEVKAFDIQSGKSIGWTRSDESKEYALKGNRSTELLAGLEIPNPDETVLVAYLRDISSGEQVARWVSWPEPLKYVHMSSDLKVTTEVVDDGSAVIVRANAPVKGVVLSASGSDGKNLVFDNNFIDLVPDEESMHTNSLLLRKHYSSTMVQAKLRGCCDGCTKSKLKCSGEMPSCQRCRIRSLDCVYSKARRAGRPRLKPKPSKASIVCSVDREPRIDLTSYSDQPFNGVQCSKNELVLPSLPDLVHYSPDSQDISVFMQDPWASTSRLGSDVTQPSSDMLLNNPEGFGSASAMTLKQEWSQDNTLFHYGLDDTRSGHGVTSEGPPGHTSSSPSGFYTVTIQNTDETNSYLTEVDMEINAIMATITDIAKRPIGSHHLDDHP from the exons ATGTTCCGTCAAATCCACTTGGATAAAGGCTGGAAGTTCAAGCAAGCCAGTTCTCGGAACAATGGCACTGCTTCATCCTTTCTACCTGTTGCCCAGTTTCCAACTGTCGCTCATATTGATCTTTTGCATCACGAGTTGATCCCCGATCCCTATATCGACATCAATGAACTGAAGTGTCTTTGGGTCAATGATGCGGACTGGACATATTGTACCGAGGAGATCTCCCCAGTCGATCTGAAACCGTCTGAAAAGGCAGAGCTTGTCTTTGAGGGCCTTGATACAGTGGTTGACGTGTATCTGAACGATTCGCATATCTTGTTTAGCAACAATATGCATAGGTCTCATCGTGTTGACGTTACCGATATGCTGCGGGGTAGAGAGAAACCATCTGTTCTTGAGCTGAGGTTCAGAGCTGCACCAGCATACGGTCGTTCGGAACGTGAGCGCATTGGATACAAGACGACAAAGGTTGGAAGAGGTGTCAACTTTGGCGGGTCTGAGAGACTGTTTGTCAGGAAAGCACAGTATCATTGGGGTTGGGACTGGGGACCGGCCATCAACACTTGCGGTCCCTGGAAGCCTATATACTTAGATGTCTACGAGTCACGAATCTGTGATCTCCGGGTCACCCAAGACGTTGCCCCAGATCTCTCTTCTGTGGACATCAAAGTCGAAGCGCACTTGGAGGGTCACAACAGTATCAATGAGGTTCAGGTTCAGTTACTGGACGTTGAAACAGGGGCCATTGTGGTTGATGATAAAGCATCGAAATCGACTAAAGGGGCTCCATCCTTTACGATTAAGCTCAACAAACCGAAGCTGTGGTACCCGTTCTTGTATGGAGAGCAAAGCCTCTATCTCCTCCAGGTCAGCATTCCGAATCATACT GATCAGCCAGGCACTTCATTCATCTTTGAAGTCAACAACATTTGTCTCTTCAGTGGCGGTTCATGTTGGATACCCGCGGATTTCATGCTGCCGCGAGTGTCCAAGGAAACGTACGAGAAATGGATCACTCTTGCCAAGGCAGGAAATCAGTCTATGATTCGTGTCTGGGGAGGTGGGATTGTTGAGAGTGATGACTTTTATGATATATGTGACCGTGAAGGCATCATGGTCTGGCAAGACTTCTTATATGCATGCGGCAACTACCCTGGTTCGCCAGATTTCGTTGCCAGTGTCAAGATCGAAGCGGAGCAACAAGTACAGCGTGTTGGTCACCATCCCTCTCTTGTCCTGTGGTGCGGGAATAATGAGGACTACATGTGCGCAGACGGAGATCGTTGCTGGGAGGTTGACTACAGTGACACGACTGGTCCATGGGATAAGACTACATTTCCAGCACGTGAGATTTATGAACGCACGCTCCCTTCCGTCATCAAAGCATCAGGCACTGACGTCCCGTATTGGATTAGCTCTCCCTATGGTGGAAGCTTCTCCAACGACACGACGGTTGGTGACACACATTGTTGGGATGTCTGGCATGGCAAACTATCACCATACCAGGACTACAAGGCCTACACGTCCCGCTTCATCTCGGAATTTGGCTTCGAGTCAGCTCCCAGTCTCCAGACTCTTCACCGAGCTATTACGTCTCCCAAAGAGCGCCATGGACAGTCGAGGACTTTTGACGTCCACGATAAAGGTCCCGGTCATCAAAGACGGTACCCAATGTACATGGGTGAGAACTATCGCTTTCGAATGAATCCTCTCAGGGATTTTGTATACTGCACGCAGTTCCTTCAAGCCGAGGCGATGGCGTATGCTTATAACTGTTGGCGACGTGAGTTCCGAGGGCCTGGGGAAGAGAATTGCGCTGGCGTCTTGGTCTGGCAGCTAAACGACATCTGGCCTGGTATTAGCTGGGCCCTCGTTGATATTGACATGAATCCCAAACCAGCATACTACATCACTAAGCGAGCATTGGACAAGATGGTTGTTGGAATGGAACGAGTCGTCACCGAGAAGCCGCCTTATATCACCACTGGTTATCTCGATAAGAAGCACAAGGTCGACATCTGGGCTGTCAATGGCCATCTCCATGAGATGAGAGTCACGTTGGAGGTGAAGGCATTTGATATCCAAAGTGGAAAGTCAATCGGATGGACACGCTCGGACGAGTCGAAGGAATATGCTTTAAAAGGAAACCGTTCTACTGAACTTTTGGCTGGGCTGGAGATTCCAAACCCAGATGAAACAGTGTTGGTTGCATATCTACGAGACATCTCATCTGGAGAACAAGTGGCAAGATGGGTGAGCTGGCCGGAGCCTCTCAAGTATGTGCACATGTCTTCTGATCTGAAGGTCACTACGGAAGTAGTGGACGATGGATCAGCAGTCATTGTGAGAGCCAATGCACCGGTTAAAGGAGTTGTGTTAAGTGCATCGGGTAGTGATGGCAAGAACCTGGTCTTTGACAACAACTTCATCGATCTGGTGCCAGACGAAGAG AGTATGCACACCAACTCTCTTCTACTGCGAAAACACTACTCGTCCACAATGGTCCAAGCAAAACTCCGAGGCTGCTGTGATGGCTGCACCAAAAGCAAGCTCAAATGCAGCGGTGAGATGCCCTCTTGTCAAAGATGTCGGATACGAAGCCTGGACTGCGTATACAGCAAGGCTCGCCGCGCTGGGCGTCCACGCctcaagcccaagccaaGTAAAGCATCGATTGTTTGTTCTGTTGACCGGGAACCACGAATCGATCTCACCAGCTACAGCGACCAACCTTTTAATGGTGTTCAGTGCTCGAAGAACGAGCTGGTTCTGCCATCACTTCCAGATCTTGTACATTATTCACCAGACTCTCAAGATATCTCAGTTTTTATGCAAGATCCTTGGGCTTCAACGTCACGTCTCGGCTCAGATGTCACACAGCCTTCAAGC GATATGCTGTTGAATAACCCTGAGGGCTTTGGCTCGGCATCTGCTATGACTCTGAAACAAGAGTGGAGTCAAGACAACACTCTATTTCACTATGGCTTAGACGATACACGTTCAGGACATGGTGTAACTAGCGAGGGGCCACCCGGCCATACCTCGTCAAGCCCATCAGGGTTTTATACAGTCACAATCCAGAATACAGACGAGACCAATAGCTATTTGACAGAAGTCGATATGGAGATCAATGCCATCATGGCCACAATCACGGATATCGCCAAACGACCAATCGGATCACATCACCTCGACGACCACCCATGA
- a CDS encoding fungal-specific transcription factor domain-containing protein produces the protein MRSQVTVSGKPRQRSALACSTCRIKRVKCDGQRPSCSTCHTNGEVCEYTAQDSNRKPPSKRYVEALQERIRTLEAQLERFQSDTGPQDRGPLNATEEFHSNSEGDSIPDDSSYRSPIRDISDRLGALNIGEDGQIHYFGSRSNFSLLKNSPVASSTVSSRELQKQAADTLDQLNLRVEVSDELRNHLLDLFWSWQNTWQYLVVKELFLEDLYITHSGRYASPLLLSAVLALAARYSDRVELRSDPLDQNTAGNPLAEQAKMILFYESQAPKVTTVQATALLGLREIATDKEALGWMYCGMAARMAFNLGLHLDRSHWVDTGHITKDEAEVGTIVWWGCYVLDKLFNIGLGRPSTIQEHEISAKLPSMQHNAEYESWHSESPIGEPIVFPRSHQVSNVRATVQLFRVTSSALDEIYRPVSQHVKSRIMELVTKTHVDIIEFQINLPSCLRLSPSTLAPTLPHVYLLHLQIHVAIILLHRPFVGVQRRTLDPGSFHPSTGSSHLKECSQSSHSISNIFKLYSKHYTLRRIPISAIHCAFTASIILLLETTSTDAKDRERAIASLKVLAEALTDMSTAWAWSQRALFAVRQLAREWSVSEDSFGALGIKGESGQANGDDIVGTTQALEEADSSSSLWAVEGPHCFDMDIPFMTSEGLDYQGWIGTLFTEPGYPGDAA, from the exons ATGAGATCTCAGGTGACGGTTTCTGGAAAGCCGAGGCAACGATCAGCTTTAGCTTGCAGCACATGTCGCATCAAGCGGGTCAAG TGTGATGGCCAACGTCCATCGTGCTCGACGTGTCATACAAACGGCGAGGTCTGTGAATACACAGCTCAGGACAGTAATAGAAA GCCTCCAAGCAAACGTTATGTCGAGGCGCTCCAGGAGAGGATTAGGACATTGGAAGCGCAACTCGAACGGTTTCAGAGTGACACTGGACCCCAGGATAGAGGCCCATTGAACGCTACTGAAGAGTTTCACAGTAATTCAGAGGGCGATTCTATTCCTGACGATTCGAGCTACAGATCTCCAATCAGGGATATAAGCGATCGGCTCGGGGCCCTCAACATCGGCGAAGATGGCCAAATCCATTACTTCGGCTCCAGGAGTAACTTCTCACTGCTCAAAAACAGCCCCGTAGCAAGCTCAACGGTCTCATCACGTGAATTGCAAAAACAGGCCGCAGATACACTTGACCAACTGAATCTTCGCGTCGAAGTATCCGACGAGTTGCGGAATCACCTCTTGGATCTCTTTTGGAGCTGGCAAAACACCTGGCAGTACCTTGTCGTCAAGGAACTGTTCCTTGAGGATCTGTACATTACTCACTCCGGCCGATATGCCTCACCTCTATTGCTTTCCGCCGTCTTGGCGCTTGCAGCTCGGTACTCGGATCGCGTTGAGCTTCGAAGTGATCCTCTTGACCAGAATACGGCGGGGAACCCGTTGGCTGAGCAGGCCAAGATGATACTGTTTTATGAGAGCCAGGCGCCGAAGGTAACGACAGTCCAGGCGACAGCATTACTTGGATTACGTGAGATAGCTACTGATAAAGAGGCTCTTGGGTGGATGTATTGCG GCATGGCAGCAAGAATGGCCTTTAACCTTGGACTTCATCTTGACCGAAGCCACTGGGTTGATACGGGACATATAACCAAAGACGAAGCTGAAGTCGGGACTATTGTTTGGTGGGGATGCTACGTTTTAGATAA GCTATTCAATATTGGACTTGGTCGACCATCAACTATCCAAGAACACGAAATATCTGCCAAGCTGCCTTCTATGCAACACAATGCAGAGTACGAATCCTGGCACTCTGAATCTCCAATCGGTGAACCCATCGTCTTTCCACGCAGCCACCAAGTCTCGAATGTCCGCGCTACAGTTCAGCTATTTAGGGTCACATCGTCAGCCCTGGATGAGAT ATACAGACCTGTTAGCCAACATGTCAAGTCTCGAATCATGGAGCTCGTTACCAAAACGCACGTCGATATCATTGAGTTCCAGATAAACCTTCCTAGCTGTCTTCGTCTTTCGCCATCAACGCTCGCCCCCACACTACCTCACGTTTACTTGCTTCA CCTCCAGATTCATGTCGCTATAATCTTACTGCATCGACCCTTTGTTGGAGTACAGCGAAGGACTTTGGACCCTGGTAGCTTTCATCCCAGCACCGGATCAAGTCATCTCAAGGAGTGCAGTCAGTCTTCACATTCCATCagtaatatttttaagcTTTACAGCAAACACTATACCTTG CGACGAATACCAATCTCAGCCATCCACTGTGCTTTCACAGCTTCAATtattcttctcctcgaaACAACCTCTACAGATGCAAAAGACCGTGAACGCGCTATAGCTTCGTTAAAAGTATTAGCTGAAGCGCTCACTGATATGAGTACTGCTTGGGCCTGGAGCCAGCGTGCACTGTTTGCAGTTCGCCAATTAGCTCGGGAATGGTCAGTCAGTGAAGACTCATTCGGTGCACTTGGGATCAAAGGGGAAAGCGGACAAGCCAATGGGGATGATATCGTTGGTACAACACAAGCACTTGAGGAGGCTGACTCTAGTAGTTCGCTTTGGGCAGTAGAAGGCCCTCATTGCTTCGATATGGATATCCCTTTCATGACTAGCGAAGGACTGGACTATCAAGGATGGATTGGCACATTGTTTACAGAACCGGGATATCCAGGCGATGCTGCTTGA